A region from the Vibrio navarrensis genome encodes:
- a CDS encoding glycosidase yields MKYTLLIAATATALLAGCASTTTEQAQPAATNVDARFSNCSLPTLEDDRGPIRPSLFVVGTFPEGQWIHLDNHKMGYKGDGIYQVVVDEKAGNVSLQFATMSWTPQFTAAGMEMTVGQVKELKRGGFAKNTVVNLPKDGKYVWTIQIAADKTPLLAMVTECQ; encoded by the coding sequence ATGAAATATACACTTCTGATTGCGGCGACCGCTACCGCGTTACTGGCAGGCTGTGCCAGCACCACCACTGAGCAGGCCCAGCCTGCCGCGACCAATGTCGACGCGCGCTTTTCTAACTGTAGCTTGCCGACGTTAGAAGATGATCGCGGGCCAATTCGCCCATCGCTGTTTGTGGTGGGTACTTTCCCAGAAGGTCAGTGGATTCATTTGGACAACCACAAAATGGGCTACAAAGGCGATGGTATCTATCAAGTGGTGGTGGACGAAAAAGCGGGCAACGTGAGCTTGCAATTTGCCACCATGAGCTGGACGCCGCAGTTCACCGCCGCCGGGATGGAGATGACGGTTGGCCAAGTGAAAGAGCTGAAACGCGGCGGCTTTGCCAAAAACACCGTAGTGAATTTGCCTAAAGATGGCAAATACGTCTGGACCATTCAGATCGCTGCGGACAAAACACCGCTGCTGGCGATGGTCACTGAGTGTCAGTAA